A DNA window from Centroberyx gerrardi isolate f3 chromosome 5, fCenGer3.hap1.cur.20231027, whole genome shotgun sequence contains the following coding sequences:
- the gnrh2 gene encoding progonadoliberin-2, which translates to MCVSRLVLLLGLLLCVGAQLSSAQHWSHGWYPGGKRELDSFATSEISEEIKLCEAGECSYLRPQRRSILRNILLDALARELQKRK; encoded by the exons ATGTGTGTATCTCGGCTGGTGTTGCTGCTGGGCCTGCTTCTATGTGTGGGGGCTCAGCTGTCCAGCGCCCAGCACTGGTCTCATGGTTGGTACCCTGGAGGCAAGAGGGAGCTGGATTCATTCGCCACCTCAGAG ATTTCAGAGGAGATTAAGTTGTGTGAGGCAGGGGAATGCAGCTACTTGAGACCCCAGCGGAGGAGCATTCTCAGAAACATTCTT TTGGATGCCTTAGCCAGAGAGCTCCAGAAGAGAAAGTGA